A genomic segment from Luteolibacter ambystomatis encodes:
- a CDS encoding LysM peptidoglycan-binding domain-containing protein, whose product MKHHPTLPTKREPVKKGIIKRLHAVTKNRKQRVAATAMAGDFETELPGRKIGMALAVIVGVHVIAAGLVFFHHWRLEGRGGDAGASTGSLAPAPLTSNTPLPTVSKNDEIHPVRSGENYPSIAAQHKVDESQLREANNNTAIRPGLLLKIPPKNISAMDSPEVAALRAESKPDDRGFDVEIPRATPVPGATLVKPKVTKSTAESFSAVTKTETEPRAPKATPVAKTTTTPKEKETPKKESPAPRTASGRNYTVQNGDTLYRIAGRYKISPEQLMKANGISDARKLKPGMTLSVPN is encoded by the coding sequence ATGAAACACCACCCGACCCTGCCCACCAAACGGGAGCCCGTGAAAAAGGGCATCATCAAGCGTCTCCACGCCGTCACGAAGAACCGCAAGCAGCGTGTGGCCGCCACCGCGATGGCGGGTGACTTCGAAACCGAACTGCCCGGCCGCAAGATCGGCATGGCGCTTGCCGTCATCGTTGGCGTCCACGTGATCGCCGCCGGTCTGGTGTTTTTCCATCACTGGCGCCTTGAAGGCCGTGGCGGAGATGCCGGGGCCTCGACCGGCTCGCTGGCTCCTGCTCCGCTGACCTCCAACACGCCTCTGCCGACCGTTTCCAAGAATGACGAGATCCATCCGGTGCGCAGCGGCGAGAACTATCCGTCGATCGCCGCCCAGCACAAGGTGGACGAGAGCCAACTCCGCGAGGCCAACAACAACACGGCGATCCGCCCCGGCCTGCTGCTCAAAATCCCGCCCAAGAATATCAGCGCGATGGACTCTCCCGAAGTCGCGGCCCTGCGCGCCGAGTCGAAGCCGGATGACCGTGGATTCGACGTCGAGATCCCACGGGCCACACCGGTTCCGGGTGCGACTCTTGTGAAACCGAAGGTGACGAAGAGCACCGCCGAAAGCTTCTCCGCTGTGACCAAGACGGAAACGGAGCCGCGCGCCCCGAAGGCCACCCCGGTTGCGAAGACGACCACCACGCCGAAGGAAAAGGAGACCCCGAAGAAGGAATCCCCCGCTCCCAGGACCGCGTCCGGTCGCAATTACACGGTGCAGAACGGTGACACGCTCTACCGCATCGCTGGCCGCTACAAGATCAGCCCCGAGCAACTCATGAAGGCCAATGGCATCAGCGATGCCCGCAAGCTCAAGCCGGGCATGACCCTTTCCGTGCCGAACTGA
- the murD gene encoding UDP-N-acetylmuramoyl-L-alanine--D-glutamate ligase, whose amino-acid sequence MTLFGKHVAVLGAGHSGRAAAALALREGATVSVYDAAGAEVFKGMPEGVEIVSHATAAIGSTVVSDLLVVSPGIDTYGPYVAAFSEQAGEVIGETEFAARYFTGRIVGITGTNGKTTTTELVSRILAGAGLGGTPCGNYGVPFAEVALKKDQPAAVSLELSSFQLETIRTLHPEVAIWLNFAPDHMDRYPTVEAYFAAKLRIFENQTDADIAIIRDGEALPERKARTETFSTEDDSADWFSDGLVVRYRGEVVLDLQHDTSLRGLHNSENAMAALAAGHALGIPFATMRDSLHGYAPPPHRCELIRTLDGVEYLNDSKATNLHALESALRSQTRPVVLIAGGKEKGLDYAPVVPLLKAKGLAAVTFGQIAVPLGKVLAEAVPVETVSTLEEAVHAARRLAPRGSTVLLSPGTSSFDQFSGYENRGNVFRDIVHQLR is encoded by the coding sequence ATGACTCTTTTCGGCAAACATGTCGCCGTTCTCGGTGCCGGCCATAGCGGCCGGGCCGCCGCCGCACTTGCGTTGCGCGAGGGCGCGACCGTGTCCGTGTACGACGCCGCGGGGGCCGAGGTCTTCAAGGGCATGCCGGAAGGTGTGGAGATTGTCTCCCACGCCACCGCCGCCATCGGCAGCACCGTTGTCTCCGATCTGCTGGTCGTGAGTCCCGGGATCGACACCTACGGCCCGTATGTCGCCGCGTTCTCGGAACAGGCGGGGGAGGTGATCGGCGAAACCGAATTCGCCGCTCGATATTTCACCGGCCGCATCGTCGGCATCACCGGCACCAATGGCAAGACGACCACCACCGAACTGGTGTCCCGTATTCTTGCGGGCGCGGGTCTCGGCGGCACGCCCTGCGGCAACTATGGCGTGCCCTTCGCGGAGGTAGCGCTGAAAAAGGATCAGCCTGCGGCGGTGTCGCTTGAACTCAGCTCGTTCCAACTCGAGACGATCCGCACGCTGCATCCGGAGGTGGCCATCTGGCTGAACTTCGCGCCGGACCACATGGACCGCTATCCGACGGTGGAGGCTTACTTCGCCGCGAAGCTTCGCATCTTCGAAAACCAGACCGATGCGGACATCGCCATCATCCGCGATGGGGAAGCGCTGCCGGAACGCAAGGCCCGCACCGAGACGTTCTCCACGGAGGATGACTCCGCCGACTGGTTCTCGGACGGTCTTGTCGTCCGCTATCGTGGCGAGGTGGTGCTCGATCTCCAGCACGACACCAGCCTCCGCGGCCTGCACAACTCGGAGAATGCCATGGCCGCGCTCGCCGCAGGGCACGCGCTCGGCATTCCGTTCGCCACCATGCGCGATTCCCTGCACGGCTACGCACCACCGCCGCACCGCTGCGAACTCATCCGCACGCTCGATGGCGTGGAGTATCTCAACGATTCGAAGGCCACCAACCTGCATGCGCTGGAAAGCGCCCTGCGTTCCCAGACCCGCCCGGTGGTGCTCATCGCCGGCGGCAAGGAGAAGGGGCTGGATTACGCGCCGGTAGTGCCGCTGCTGAAAGCGAAGGGCCTTGCCGCCGTCACCTTCGGCCAGATCGCCGTCCCGCTCGGCAAGGTGCTGGCGGAAGCCGTGCCGGTCGAAACCGTTTCCACTCTTGAAGAAGCCGTCCACGCCGCGCGCCGTCTGGCACCGCGGGGTTCGACGGTCCTGCTGTCCCCGGGGACCTCGTCGTTCGACCAGTTCTCCGGCTATGAAAACCGCGGAAACGTCTTCCGCGACATCGTCCATCAACTGCGCTGA
- the mraY gene encoding phospho-N-acetylmuramoyl-pentapeptide-transferase yields the protein MLTAIYDFWKSAYEAEILANPRHPEGWAHTYSFLNLLGYITFRAAVACLLSFILSLLIGPRVIRKLISLKVGQPIRTAAEVHKLAELHGGKIGTPTMGGVLILGVVLVSTLVCARVFNPFVAVCACTMGACGLLGFCDDFKKVKEKKSDGVSARTKLFWQLVIAVVAACFIYFKKEISGFGATEAERLAGIAGFRLGKEPIDIGAVCFPLWKTPLVNLSWLAIPFFVAIIIGTSNAVNLTDGLDGLATGCTITTALAYSLLAYLAGHFYMATDYLVIPHNRYVGELAVFLMALVGAGFGFLWFNCHPAKVFMGDTGSLGIGGALATAAICTKQELMLVIIGGVFVMEALSVILQVGSFKLRKKRIFKMSPIHHHFELIGWHENQVIIRFWLLSIMLALFGLALLKIA from the coding sequence ATGCTCACCGCGATCTACGATTTCTGGAAGTCCGCCTACGAGGCCGAGATCCTCGCCAACCCGCGCCATCCCGAGGGGTGGGCGCACACCTATTCGTTCCTCAATCTCCTCGGCTACATCACTTTCCGCGCCGCGGTGGCCTGCCTGCTTTCCTTCATCCTCAGCCTGCTGATCGGGCCGCGGGTGATTCGCAAGCTGATCTCGCTGAAGGTCGGCCAGCCGATCCGCACCGCCGCCGAGGTTCACAAGCTCGCGGAACTGCATGGCGGCAAGATTGGCACGCCCACCATGGGCGGGGTCCTCATTCTCGGCGTGGTGCTGGTTTCCACGCTGGTCTGCGCGCGGGTCTTCAATCCGTTCGTGGCGGTTTGCGCCTGTACCATGGGAGCCTGCGGCCTGCTTGGTTTTTGCGATGACTTCAAGAAGGTGAAGGAAAAGAAGTCGGACGGCGTCAGCGCCCGCACCAAGTTGTTCTGGCAACTGGTGATCGCGGTCGTGGCGGCGTGCTTCATCTATTTCAAGAAGGAGATCTCCGGTTTCGGCGCGACCGAGGCGGAGCGCCTCGCGGGCATCGCCGGATTCCGTCTGGGCAAGGAGCCGATCGACATCGGTGCCGTGTGCTTTCCGCTGTGGAAAACGCCGTTGGTCAACCTGAGCTGGCTGGCGATTCCATTTTTTGTGGCGATCATCATCGGCACCTCGAATGCTGTGAACCTCACCGACGGTCTCGATGGTCTGGCCACCGGCTGCACCATCACCACGGCGCTCGCCTATTCACTGCTCGCCTATCTGGCCGGTCACTTCTACATGGCCACCGACTACCTGGTGATCCCGCACAACCGCTATGTTGGTGAGCTGGCGGTATTTCTGATGGCTTTGGTGGGAGCCGGGTTCGGCTTCCTGTGGTTCAACTGTCATCCGGCGAAGGTGTTCATGGGTGATACCGGTTCGCTCGGTATCGGTGGCGCGCTCGCCACCGCGGCGATCTGCACCAAGCAGGAGCTGATGCTCGTCATCATCGGCGGCGTGTTCGTGATGGAGGCCCTTTCCGTGATCCTGCAGGTCGGCAGCTTCAAGCTGAGGAAAAAGCGCATCTTCAAGATGTCGCCGATCCATCACCACTTCGAGCTCATCGGATGGCATGAAAACCAGGTCATCATCCGCTTCTGGCTGCTTTCCATCATGCTCGCTCTCTTCGGCCTCGCTCTCCTGAAAATCGCATGA
- a CDS encoding UDP-N-acetylmuramoyl-tripeptide--D-alanyl-D-alanine ligase, translating to MRTITVSQLAEILGTSVAAGSGEARVSSGVSTDTRTLPVGSAFFALRGERFDGHRFTDVALNAGATALVVDQWEGEAPENAGVVVVPDTLAALQRLAFWWRSQLDIPVIGITGSNGKTSTKDFAASILSRHFKVSATKGNLNNHIGVPLTVLSTAEDTGAAVWEMGMNHSGEIAPLCEIARPKFGIITNIGTAHIEYLGSREGIAEEKGMLARSLPSDGTLFLPAGCDFYEYFRQRTKAHVIPVGNGRGLIRAENLELGDGSSRFKLVIEGEAPADVLLPVAGRHMVTNALLAAGAAWKVGLSPEEIAAGLSATVLTGGRLRRIEWNGITLFDDTYNANPESMAAALETLADTPVVNGARRIAVLGRMAEQGEHAPAAHRRTGELAARRGITVIAVGDGAEEIAGAAENGRHFRDVESAAGWLSSACHPGDVVLFKGSRSAAIERVMNSAFPRP from the coding sequence GTGAGAACTATCACCGTCAGCCAACTCGCTGAAATCCTCGGCACCTCGGTGGCCGCAGGCAGCGGGGAGGCGCGCGTTTCCAGCGGAGTTTCCACGGACACGCGTACGCTGCCCGTCGGATCGGCGTTTTTCGCGCTGCGTGGCGAGCGTTTCGACGGTCATCGTTTCACGGATGTCGCCTTGAACGCGGGAGCCACCGCGCTGGTCGTGGACCAATGGGAAGGGGAGGCTCCGGAGAATGCCGGCGTCGTGGTTGTGCCGGACACGCTGGCCGCGCTGCAGCGGCTCGCGTTCTGGTGGCGCAGCCAGCTCGATATTCCGGTGATCGGCATCACCGGTTCGAATGGCAAGACCAGCACCAAGGACTTTGCCGCGTCGATCCTGTCGCGCCACTTCAAGGTGAGCGCGACCAAGGGCAACCTGAACAATCACATCGGTGTACCGCTCACCGTGCTTTCCACGGCGGAAGACACGGGTGCCGCGGTTTGGGAAATGGGCATGAACCATAGCGGCGAGATCGCGCCGTTGTGTGAGATTGCGCGCCCGAAGTTCGGCATCATCACCAACATCGGCACCGCCCACATCGAGTATCTCGGTTCCCGTGAAGGCATCGCGGAGGAGAAGGGCATGCTCGCCCGCTCGCTGCCATCGGACGGCACTCTGTTCCTGCCCGCGGGCTGCGACTTCTACGAATACTTCCGCCAGCGCACGAAGGCGCACGTGATCCCGGTCGGCAATGGTCGTGGCTTGATTCGCGCGGAGAACCTGGAACTCGGTGATGGTTCCTCGCGCTTCAAGCTGGTGATCGAGGGCGAAGCCCCGGCCGACGTGCTGTTGCCGGTGGCGGGCCGCCACATGGTGACGAACGCCCTGCTCGCCGCCGGAGCTGCTTGGAAGGTGGGCCTTTCGCCGGAGGAAATCGCCGCCGGTCTTTCCGCCACCGTGCTTACCGGCGGCCGCCTGCGCCGCATCGAGTGGAATGGCATCACTCTCTTCGACGACACCTACAACGCGAACCCCGAATCGATGGCCGCCGCGTTGGAAACGCTGGCGGACACGCCGGTAGTGAATGGCGCGCGCCGCATCGCCGTGCTCGGCCGCATGGCGGAGCAGGGTGAGCATGCGCCTGCGGCCCACCGCCGCACCGGCGAACTGGCCGCCCGCCGCGGCATCACCGTCATCGCAGTCGGCGATGGTGCGGAGGAAATCGCCGGAGCCGCGGAAAACGGCCGTCATTTCCGCGATGTCGAATCCGCCGCCGGATGGCTCTCCTCCGCCTGTCATCCGGGTGATGTGGTGCTCTTCAAAGGCAGCCGCTCCGCCGCCATCGAGCGCGTCATGAACTCCGCTTTCCCCCGTCCCTGA
- a CDS encoding UDP-N-acetylmuramoyl-L-alanyl-D-glutamate--2,6-diaminopimelate ligase: MILRDLAAKLTRVTVAGSLDQELSAVTDDSRKAGAGILFVAVRGEVVDGHDYIDKALEAGSTVIVAEHAQPRNFSTDVTWLHVPDSRYVLAVFASAFNGDAWKDMAVAGVTGTNGKTTTAFLVHHLMKSQWHRAGLLGTVTVDDGETEVAATSTTPGSLELQNLLGRMRDHGCRGVSMEVSSHGIDQQRIASLGFDAAIFTNLTQDHLDYHGTMERYFEAKKSWFDKLADNPLGKKPVAVINVDDAHGLEIAESLEGKLPVYRFGFGVHTDFRANNLKQSARGMEFELTAKGKSFLVRAPLIGRFNVYNLLGAIAAASACGIRPRESVAAIAEAPQVPGRMENIGHAGGATVFVDYAHTPDALENACRTLRELNPRRLITVFGCGGDRDRAKRPLMGAAAAQGSDICIITSDNPRSEEPMAIIQEIEKGMGGATYKVIADREEAISSVIKAARAGDIVLIAGKGHETYQQFADRTIDFDDRKHAWKALRERSETAERP; this comes from the coding sequence ATGATCCTCCGCGACCTAGCCGCCAAATTGACCCGAGTGACGGTTGCCGGATCTCTCGACCAGGAACTGTCCGCCGTGACCGATGACTCCCGCAAGGCGGGAGCCGGTATTCTTTTCGTAGCCGTCCGCGGCGAGGTTGTGGACGGCCACGACTATATCGACAAGGCCCTCGAGGCCGGCTCGACCGTGATCGTGGCGGAACACGCCCAGCCGCGGAATTTCTCCACGGACGTGACCTGGCTGCACGTGCCGGACAGCCGCTACGTGCTCGCCGTTTTCGCCAGCGCCTTCAATGGCGATGCCTGGAAGGACATGGCCGTCGCCGGAGTGACCGGCACCAATGGCAAGACGACCACCGCCTTCCTGGTACATCACCTGATGAAGTCGCAGTGGCACCGCGCCGGTTTGCTCGGCACGGTGACCGTCGATGACGGGGAAACCGAGGTAGCCGCCACTTCGACCACGCCCGGATCGTTGGAACTCCAGAACCTGCTCGGCCGCATGCGCGACCACGGCTGCCGCGGTGTTTCGATGGAGGTTTCCTCCCATGGTATCGACCAGCAGCGCATCGCCTCGCTGGGCTTTGATGCGGCGATCTTCACGAACCTCACGCAGGATCATCTCGATTACCACGGCACGATGGAGCGCTACTTCGAGGCGAAGAAGTCGTGGTTCGACAAGCTCGCGGACAACCCGCTCGGCAAGAAGCCGGTGGCGGTGATCAATGTGGATGACGCCCACGGTCTTGAGATCGCGGAATCGTTGGAAGGAAAGCTGCCCGTCTATCGCTTCGGCTTCGGCGTCCACACCGACTTCCGCGCGAACAATCTCAAGCAGAGCGCGCGTGGCATGGAGTTCGAGCTCACCGCGAAGGGCAAGTCGTTCCTCGTGCGCGCCCCGTTGATCGGCCGCTTCAATGTTTACAACCTCCTCGGTGCCATCGCCGCGGCCAGCGCCTGTGGCATCCGTCCGCGCGAGTCCGTCGCCGCCATCGCCGAGGCTCCGCAGGTTCCGGGCCGTATGGAGAACATTGGCCATGCCGGTGGTGCGACCGTGTTCGTGGACTATGCCCACACGCCGGATGCGCTGGAAAACGCCTGCCGCACACTGCGCGAACTCAACCCACGCCGTCTCATTACCGTTTTCGGCTGTGGCGGCGATCGTGACCGCGCCAAGCGCCCGTTGATGGGTGCCGCCGCCGCACAGGGCAGCGACATCTGCATCATCACTTCCGACAATCCGCGCAGCGAGGAGCCGATGGCCATCATCCAGGAAATCGAGAAGGGTATGGGTGGCGCGACCTACAAGGTCATTGCCGACCGTGAGGAAGCCATCTCGTCCGTGATCAAGGCCGCGCGCGCCGGAGACATCGTGCTGATCGCCGGCAAGGGTCACGAAACCTACCAGCAGTTCGCCGACCGCACCATCGACTTCGACGATCGCAAGCATGCATGGAAGGCACTGCGCGAACGCAGTGAAACCGCCGAACGCCCGTGA
- a CDS encoding peptidoglycan D,D-transpeptidase FtsI family protein translates to MLRTFQSRSLVICAVLVTGFSALSARLIQIQLVDRKRYAENGTSSGEMDRLPAMRGMIVDCNEEVLAKSLPMATVMVDLTHLSDPKTVAWGLARSEAKARPEWSTLDTHDQARLIKALRSKILTNENGEDIVEKHLAYVIGVLARPLGMRREELRAKIEEKRAANPKGYFALGRELPGDAAEPLRDAIEDSGIRGVRLENSLKRWYNAPTVATHVIGYTGEKEETGADGEVIHRAVGKAGIEASMEEYLRGRDGWRKFRSDAVGAPLPGDAESLLPPRAGLNVQLTLDMGIQTIVEEELDAAMTEYQSKRAAVVVMDPKTGAILAMVSRPNFDLNLRENITTNGFNFALQAVYEPGSTFKIVASSGAMNEKLVTPQSQIFCNNGIYHEGAIEVKDHGGYGMLSVEGILQHSSNIGAYKLALQLGNERFYRYVKDFGFGRKTGVLLAGESSGRARNSGNAVDFSRAAYGYALNVTPLQVATAYCAIGNDGSLLKPHIVKALIANDGSVVERYDPEVVSQVVRPDVARKMRTALQKVVDKQGTAPLAAVPGFHVAGKTGTARMHNPNGRGYLEGHYTVSFAGMLPAEDPKFVAVVVIDDPRTTKVTHFGGTIAAPVFGKMAARIANAMNLQPTEPVETPSSRTASR, encoded by the coding sequence ATGCTTCGCACGTTCCAAAGCCGGTCGTTGGTGATCTGTGCCGTCCTTGTGACCGGATTCAGCGCCCTTTCGGCCCGCCTGATCCAGATCCAGCTCGTGGATCGGAAGAGGTATGCGGAGAACGGAACCAGCTCCGGGGAGATGGACCGGTTGCCCGCGATGCGTGGCATGATCGTTGATTGCAACGAGGAGGTGCTGGCGAAGAGCCTGCCCATGGCCACGGTGATGGTGGACCTCACCCACCTTTCGGATCCCAAGACCGTGGCCTGGGGATTGGCGCGCTCCGAGGCGAAGGCGCGGCCGGAATGGTCCACCCTGGACACCCACGATCAAGCCCGTCTGATCAAAGCTCTCCGCAGCAAGATCCTCACCAACGAGAACGGGGAGGACATCGTCGAAAAGCATCTCGCCTACGTCATCGGAGTGTTGGCGCGCCCTCTCGGCATGCGCCGCGAGGAGCTGCGCGCCAAGATCGAGGAAAAGCGCGCCGCCAATCCCAAGGGCTACTTCGCGCTGGGTCGCGAGTTGCCGGGAGACGCGGCCGAGCCGCTCCGCGATGCGATCGAGGACAGCGGTATCCGTGGCGTCCGTTTGGAGAACTCCCTCAAGCGCTGGTACAATGCCCCGACCGTGGCCACCCACGTGATCGGCTATACCGGCGAAAAGGAAGAAACCGGTGCCGATGGGGAAGTCATCCACCGTGCGGTTGGCAAGGCGGGCATCGAGGCGTCGATGGAGGAATACCTGCGCGGTCGCGATGGCTGGCGGAAGTTCCGCAGCGATGCTGTCGGCGCGCCCCTGCCGGGCGATGCCGAGAGCCTGCTGCCACCGCGTGCGGGCCTGAATGTCCAGCTCACGCTCGACATGGGCATCCAGACCATCGTCGAGGAGGAGCTGGATGCGGCGATGACCGAGTATCAGTCGAAGCGGGCAGCCGTCGTGGTCATGGACCCGAAGACCGGCGCGATCCTCGCCATGGTCAGCCGTCCGAATTTCGACCTGAACCTGCGCGAGAACATCACGACCAATGGCTTCAACTTCGCCCTGCAGGCGGTGTATGAGCCGGGATCGACGTTCAAGATCGTGGCTTCCTCGGGTGCCATGAACGAAAAGCTCGTCACGCCGCAGAGCCAGATTTTCTGCAACAATGGTATCTATCACGAAGGTGCCATCGAGGTGAAGGACCACGGTGGCTACGGTATGCTGAGTGTGGAGGGTATCCTCCAGCACTCCAGCAACATCGGAGCCTACAAACTGGCACTCCAGCTCGGGAACGAACGTTTTTACCGTTATGTGAAGGATTTCGGCTTCGGCCGGAAGACCGGCGTGTTGCTTGCGGGAGAGAGTTCCGGGCGCGCGCGGAATTCTGGAAATGCGGTCGATTTCTCGCGCGCGGCCTACGGTTACGCCTTGAATGTCACTCCGTTGCAGGTGGCCACCGCCTACTGCGCGATCGGTAATGATGGCAGCCTGCTGAAGCCCCATATCGTCAAGGCGCTGATCGCCAATGATGGCAGCGTCGTCGAGCGCTACGACCCGGAAGTGGTCTCCCAGGTCGTGAGGCCGGATGTCGCGCGGAAAATGCGCACCGCGCTTCAAAAAGTGGTTGATAAACAGGGCACCGCACCCCTCGCTGCCGTCCCGGGCTTCCACGTCGCCGGCAAAACCGGAACGGCCAGGATGCACAATCCGAACGGGCGGGGCTATCTGGAGGGGCACTACACGGTGTCCTTCGCCGGCATGCTTCCCGCGGAGGATCCCAAGTTCGTGGCGGTGGTCGTGATCGACGATCCGCGCACGACCAAGGTGACTCACTTCGGCGGCACCATCGCCGCCCCGGTTTTCGGCAAAATGGCGGCCCGGATCGCCAACGCCATGAATTTGCAACCGACCGAACCCGTCGAAACCCCGTCTTCCCGGACCGCCTCCCGATGA
- the rsmH gene encoding 16S rRNA (cytosine(1402)-N(4))-methyltransferase RsmH, with product MPHYHLSVLPDEVNEWMAAGPGKFIIDGTLGGGGHSGAFLATGARVLGIDRDPEALAHARQRLAQYGARFSTWEGNFADFEETPEVQGGEQADGLLLDLGVSSRQLDAAERGFSFMREGPLDMRMGPSSPHTAAEIVNTWSETELSKLLFEFGEEPKARRIAAAIIERRAKRPFDTTTDLAQCIERAIGRQGKTHPATRAFQAIRMAVNEELESLSKALEASTRVLKPGGRLLIITFHSLEDRMVKRFLRYRSTAWLDEPGWPDPRPNPDYQFRLLVRKAVAPTTQEISLNPRARSAKLRVAELLAPAS from the coding sequence CTGCCTCACTATCACCTTTCGGTCCTGCCGGACGAGGTGAACGAGTGGATGGCGGCCGGCCCGGGCAAGTTCATCATCGATGGCACCCTCGGCGGCGGCGGCCACAGCGGCGCATTCCTCGCCACGGGAGCCCGCGTGCTCGGGATCGACCGCGATCCGGAGGCGCTGGCCCATGCCCGGCAGCGGCTCGCGCAGTACGGCGCGCGCTTCTCCACCTGGGAGGGTAATTTCGCGGATTTTGAAGAGACCCCCGAGGTCCAAGGGGGGGAACAGGCCGATGGCCTGCTCTTGGACCTCGGGGTATCTTCGCGTCAGTTGGACGCGGCCGAGCGCGGCTTCTCCTTCATGAGGGAGGGGCCTCTCGACATGCGCATGGGGCCCTCCAGCCCGCACACGGCGGCGGAGATCGTGAACACCTGGTCGGAGACGGAGCTTTCGAAGCTCCTTTTCGAATTCGGCGAGGAACCGAAAGCCCGCCGCATCGCCGCCGCGATCATCGAGCGCCGCGCCAAGCGTCCGTTCGACACCACCACCGATCTCGCCCAGTGCATCGAGCGCGCCATCGGCCGCCAGGGCAAGACCCACCCCGCCACCCGTGCCTTTCAGGCGATCCGGATGGCGGTGAACGAAGAGCTCGAATCCCTTTCCAAAGCTCTCGAAGCCTCCACCCGCGTGTTGAAGCCCGGGGGAAGATTACTGATCATCACTTTCCACAGCTTGGAGGACCGGATGGTGAAGCGCTTCCTCCGCTACCGTTCGACGGCCTGGCTGGATGAACCCGGCTGGCCCGATCCAAGGCCGAACCCCGATTACCAATTCCGCCTCCTGGTGCGGAAAGCCGTGGCACCTACCACGCAAGAGATCTCCCTGAACCCGCGGGCCCGCAGTGCAAAACTGCGGGTCGCCGAGCTTCTGGCCCCTGCCTCATGA
- a CDS encoding MraZ C-terminal domain-containing protein translates to MDPKFRVSIQPAWRPAPSEVLRLLFSKTHGMPVIKVLTQEAFDERVAVVEASDLSPAKKRATLDSLYMLCREASLNEQGKLLVPKDLSEKAGIEAEAEVIIAGRGKHFEIWSKANHERALEIEMNQDDEDELGVL, encoded by the coding sequence ATGGATCCGAAGTTTCGGGTCTCCATCCAGCCTGCCTGGCGTCCTGCTCCGAGTGAGGTGCTTCGCCTGCTGTTTTCCAAAACGCACGGCATGCCGGTCATCAAGGTGCTCACGCAAGAGGCCTTCGACGAGCGGGTGGCGGTCGTGGAGGCCAGCGACCTGAGCCCGGCCAAAAAGCGGGCGACGCTGGACAGCCTTTACATGCTTTGCCGCGAGGCATCGCTGAACGAGCAGGGCAAGCTGCTTGTCCCAAAAGACCTGAGCGAGAAGGCGGGCATCGAGGCGGAAGCCGAGGTGATCATCGCCGGACGCGGCAAGCACTTCGAGATCTGGAGCAAGGCGAACCACGAACGCGCGCTCGAGATCGAAATGAACCAGGACGACGAAGACGAACTCGGAGTCCTCTGA
- a CDS encoding glycoside hydrolase family 16 protein produces MLLGTACFIGALHAAETPGWKLVWSDEFNGKELDFTKWSVEENGHGGGNGELQFYVDRSENVRLENGNLVLEARKDSYSSAGVVKDYSSGRIRTKRHASWTYGRFEIRAKLPTGRGIWPAVWMLPEKEAYGGWAASGEIDIMELVGHEPAKAHGTLHYGASWPKNIHTGEPFTLKSGIFADDFHVFALEWEKGVFRWYVDGALYQTQTKWSTTGAEFPAPFDQPFHLVLNVAVGGGWPGPPDAATVFPQRMTVDYVRVYQRD; encoded by the coding sequence ATGTTGCTGGGAACGGCTTGTTTCATCGGAGCTTTGCACGCCGCGGAGACACCCGGCTGGAAACTGGTGTGGTCCGATGAGTTCAATGGCAAGGAACTCGATTTCACCAAGTGGTCGGTGGAGGAGAACGGCCATGGAGGAGGTAACGGGGAGCTGCAATTCTATGTGGATCGCTCCGAGAACGTGCGGTTGGAAAATGGCAATCTGGTGCTGGAAGCACGGAAGGACTCCTATTCCTCAGCCGGTGTGGTGAAGGACTACAGCTCCGGCCGCATCCGCACCAAGCGTCATGCGAGCTGGACCTACGGCCGCTTCGAAATCCGCGCGAAGCTGCCGACGGGGCGGGGGATCTGGCCGGCCGTCTGGATGCTGCCGGAGAAGGAAGCCTATGGCGGCTGGGCAGCCAGCGGGGAGATCGACATCATGGAACTGGTCGGCCATGAGCCCGCAAAGGCCCACGGCACCCTGCATTACGGCGCCTCCTGGCCGAAGAATATCCACACCGGCGAACCCTTCACCCTCAAGAGCGGCATTTTCGCCGATGACTTCCACGTCTTCGCCTTGGAATGGGAGAAGGGCGTGTTCCGCTGGTATGTCGATGGCGCGCTGTATCAGACCCAGACGAAGTGGAGCACTACCGGCGCGGAGTTTCCCGCGCCGTTCGACCAGCCATTCCATCTGGTTCTGAATGTGGCGGTGGGCGGTGGTTGGCCCGGGCCACCGGATGCGGCCACCGTGTTTCCGCAACGGATGACTGTGGACTATGTGCGGGTGTACCAGCGGGATTGA